In one window of Brassica rapa cultivar Chiifu-401-42 chromosome A07, CAAS_Brap_v3.01, whole genome shotgun sequence DNA:
- the LOC103829942 gene encoding diaminopimelate epimerase, chloroplastic: MEIAAVNTVSVAPQTRLLSNTFSRKLGSVSSLSLRSIEREHRVGSARLRVSAASSSSSMDAVTAEKITPASFLENRESKKVLHFVKYHGLGNDFILVDNRDSSEPKITQEQAAKLCDRNFGVGADGVIFAMPGVNGADYTMRIFNSDGSEPEMCGNGVRCFARFIAELENLQGKHSFTMHTGAGLIVPEIQDDGQVKVDMGIPILKAQDVPTKLPGTKGEAVVQAELVVDGVTWNVTCVSMGNPHCITFGTKGGPNLKVDDLNLQEIGPKFEHHEMFPARTNTEFVEVLSRSHLKMRVWERGAGATLACGTGACALVVAAVLEGRANRKCTVDLPGGPLEIEWRQEDNHIYMTGPAEAVFYGSALL, translated from the exons ATGGAGATAGCCGCCGTTAACACCGTCTCCGTCGCGCCGCAAACGCGCCTACTCTCAAACACCTTCTCCAGGAAGCTAGGTTCcgtctcttctctttctctccgtTCCATCGAGAGAGAACATCGCGTTGGGAGCGCTAGGCTTCGCGTGTCTgcagcctcctcctcctcctcaatGGACGCCGTCACCGCCGAGAAAATAACGCCGGCGAGTTTTCTCGAGAACAGAGAGTCCAAAAAAGTTCTCCATTTCGTGAAGTATCACGGTCTCGGCAATGACTTCATTTTG GTGGATAACAGAGACTCATCGGAACCTAAGATCACTCAAGAGCAGGCGGCGAAGCTCTGCGATCGGAACTTCGGTGTTGGTGCTGATGGAGTTATCTTTGCAATGCCGGGAGTCAATGGTGCTGATTACACAATGAGGATATTCAATTCAGATGGAAGTGAACCAGAG ATGTGTGGTAATGGAGTTAGATGCTTTGCAAGGTTCATTGCTGAGCTTGAGAACTTGCAGGGGAAGCATAG TTTTACAATGCATACCGGAGCTGGCCTGATTGTTCCTGAAATTCAAGATGATGGACAG GTTAAGGTTGACATGGGGATACCGATTCTAAAAGCACAAGATGTGCCCACCAAGTTGCCTGGGACCAAAGGTGAAGCTGTTGTTCAGGCGGAACTAGTTGTTGATGGAGTCACCTGGAATGTGACTTGTGTTAGTATGGGCAATCCTCACTGTATCACGTTTGGTACAAAGGGTGGACCG AATCTGAAGGTTGATGATTTAAACTTGCAAGAGATTGGTCCAAAGTTTGAGCATCATGAAATGTTTCCAGCTCGAACTAACACAG AGTTTGTGGAAGTTTTGTCACGTTCTCATTTGAAAATGCGTGTCTGGGAGCGCGGAGCAG GAGCAACTTTGGCATGTGGAACTGGAGCTTGCGCTCTGGTTGTTGCAGCAGTCCTTGAAGGTCGAGCCAACAGG AAATGCACGGTGGATCTGCCGGGCGGACCACTGGAGATAGAGTGGAGGCAGGAGGACAACCATATCTACATGACGGGTCCTGCGGAAGCTGTCTTCTACGGATCAGCACTGCTCTAA
- the LOC103829943 gene encoding ras-related protein RABE1a isoform X1: MAAPPARGRADYDYLIKLLLIGDSGVGKSCLLLRFSDGSFTTSFITTIGIDFKIRTIELDGKRIKLQIWDTAGQERFRTITTAYYRGAMGILLVYDVTDESSFNNIRNWIRNIEQHASDNVNKILVGNKADMDESKRAVPTSKGQALADEYGIKFFETSAKTNLNVEEVFFSIGKDIKQRLADTDARAEPHTITINQSDQGAAGTSQATQKSACCG; this comes from the exons ATGGCTGCTCCTCCTGCTAGAGGTCGGGCTGATTACGATTACCTCATAAAACTTCTCTTGATCGGAGACAGCG GTGTAGGTAAGAGTTGCCTCCTCTTGCGTTTCTCAGATGGCTCCTTTACCACCAGTTTCATCACAACTATTGG AATTGATTTCAAGATACGGACTATTGAGCTGGATGGGAAGAGAATTAAGCTGCAAATCTGGGATACTGCTGGACAGGAGCGGTTCCGGACTATCACCACTG CATACTACCGTGGAGCCATGGGCATTTTGCTCGTGTATGATGTCACCGATGAATCATCTTTCAACA ATATCAGGAACTGGATCCGTAACATTGAGCAGCACGCCTCTGACAATGTCAACAAGATTCTAGTGGGGAACAAGGCTGATATGGATGAAAGCAAACGa GCTGTGCCAACATCTAAAGGCCAAGCTCTTGCAGATGAATACGGAATCAAGTTTTTCGAGACC AGTGCCAAGACTAACTTAAACGTTGAGGAAGTTTTCTTTTCAATTGGTAAAGACATCAAGCAAAGACTTGCAGATACCGATGCCAGAGCTGAG CCACATACAATCAcaatcaaccaatcagaccaAGGTGCAGCAGGGACATCTCAAGCTACTCAGAAATCAGCATGTTGTGGTTAG
- the LOC103829941 gene encoding serine/threonine-protein kinase AFC1 isoform X2 → MILETRRNVEFPHRNVDKRPRKRPRLAWDAPPPLPPPSSVFHPPLYYGPEFASGVVPSFGYPNMFYNGLPRQGSPPWRPDDKDGHFSFVVGDTLTPRYQILSKMGEGTFGQVLECFDDKHKEAVAIKVIRSVPKYREAAMIEIDVLQRLSRHDVGGSRCVQIRNWFDYRNHICIVFEKLGPSLYDFLRKNSYRSFPIDLVRELGRQLLESVAYMHDLRLIHTDLKPENILLVSSEYIKIPDYKFLSRPTRDGSYFKNLPKSSAIKLIDFGSTTLEHQDHNHIVSTRHYRAPEVILGVGWNYPCDLWSIGCILVELCSGEALFQTHENLEHLAMMERVLGPLPPHMVLRADRRSDRYFRRGAKLDWPEGATSRDSLKAVWKLPRLPNLIMQHVDHSAGDLIDLLLGLLRYDPTERLKAREALNHPFFTRSREQSIPFNQNPHPFLYNHKN, encoded by the exons ATGATCTTGGAAACTCGGAGGAACGTTGAGTTCCCACATAGGAACGTCGATAAGCGTCCGAGGAAACGGCCTCGGTTAGCTTgggatgctcctcctcctcttcctccaccATCCTCG GTGTTTCATCCTCCGTTGTACTATGGTCCTGAGTTTGCGAGTGGAGTAGTTCCCAGTTTTGGTTACCCAAACATGTTTTATAACGGCCTTCCTCGTCAGGGCTCTCCTCCCTGGAGACCAGATGATAAAGACGGCCACTTTTCCTTTGTGGTTGGAGACACTTTAACTCCACGAT ATCAAATCCTCAGCAAAATGGGTGAAG GTACATTTGGACAAGTACTGGAATGTTTTGATGATAAACACAAAGAAGCTGTGGCGATTAAAGTTATACGGTCCGTACCCAAGTATCGTGAAGCTGCCATGATTGAAATTGACGTGCTGCAAAGGCTTTCAAGGCATGATGTTGGTGGTTCTCG TTGTGTGCAAATACGGAATTGGTTTGACTATCGTAATCATATTTGTATT GTATTTGAGAAGCTTGGACCGAGCTTATATGACTTTCTCCGCAAAAATAGTTACCGTTCATTTCCTATTGACCTTGTTCGGGAGCTTGGCCGACAACTTTTGGAGTCTGTAGCAT ATATGCACGACTTGCGGCTGATTCACACAGATTTGAAGCCGGAGAACATTCTTCTGGTGTCGTCTGAATATATCAAAATACCTGATTATAAG TTTCTATCACGACCCACGAGAGACGGTTCATACTTTAAGAATCTGCCAAAGTCAAGTGCCATCAAGCTCATTGATTTTGGAAGTACAACGCTTGAACATCAAGACCATAACCATATCGTATCCACAAGGCATTACCGCGCACCAGAAGTTATCCTAG GGGTTGGATGGAACTATCCATGTGACCTGTGGAGTATCGGTTGCATACTTGTTGAACTTTGTTCG GGAGAGGCACTTTTCCAAACGCATGAAAACTTGGAGCATCTGGCCATGATGGAAAGGGTCCTAGGACCATTACCGCCTCATATGGTGCTGAGAGCCGA CCGGCGCTCTGACAGATACTTCAGACGAGGCGCAAAGTTAGACTGGCCTGAAGGTGCGACATCAAGAGACAGCTTAAAAGCAGTGTGGAAACTTCCCCGGTTACCG AATCTGATAATGCAGCACGTGGATCACTCGGCGGGTGATCTGATAGATCTGTTACTAGGGCTGCTGAGATATGATCCAACGGAGAGGCTCAAGGCAAGGGAAGCACTGAACCATCCCTTCTTCACAAGAAGCCGGGAACAAAGTATTCCCTTTAACCAAAACCCTcatccatttttatataaccacaagaactaa
- the LOC103829943 gene encoding ras-related protein RABE1a isoform X2, translating to MLPGVGKSCLLLRFSDGSFTTSFITTIGIDFKIRTIELDGKRIKLQIWDTAGQERFRTITTAYYRGAMGILLVYDVTDESSFNNIRNWIRNIEQHASDNVNKILVGNKADMDESKRAVPTSKGQALADEYGIKFFETSAKTNLNVEEVFFSIGKDIKQRLADTDARAEPHTITINQSDQGAAGTSQATQKSACCG from the exons ATGTTACCAGGTGTAGGTAAGAGTTGCCTCCTCTTGCGTTTCTCAGATGGCTCCTTTACCACCAGTTTCATCACAACTATTGG AATTGATTTCAAGATACGGACTATTGAGCTGGATGGGAAGAGAATTAAGCTGCAAATCTGGGATACTGCTGGACAGGAGCGGTTCCGGACTATCACCACTG CATACTACCGTGGAGCCATGGGCATTTTGCTCGTGTATGATGTCACCGATGAATCATCTTTCAACA ATATCAGGAACTGGATCCGTAACATTGAGCAGCACGCCTCTGACAATGTCAACAAGATTCTAGTGGGGAACAAGGCTGATATGGATGAAAGCAAACGa GCTGTGCCAACATCTAAAGGCCAAGCTCTTGCAGATGAATACGGAATCAAGTTTTTCGAGACC AGTGCCAAGACTAACTTAAACGTTGAGGAAGTTTTCTTTTCAATTGGTAAAGACATCAAGCAAAGACTTGCAGATACCGATGCCAGAGCTGAG CCACATACAATCAcaatcaaccaatcagaccaAGGTGCAGCAGGGACATCTCAAGCTACTCAGAAATCAGCATGTTGTGGTTAG
- the LOC103829947 gene encoding nuclear exosome regulator NRDE2 codes for MSLDHKDAESHLTSTSASSSNKCCNNGSSHFSGTGSDDAQESDGDDSGGYIHQYVNEDSKYIIKPILKSSVDDGEGEDKKNLATAESMTAVTVIPAIKGSREKYGKPLEKLSVSWAEDVYDPPPSLVSHTRSKKQQPQKSKSRDSLKKNGKKGQKGSSNSSSSSSRGSKDKKSSSSRSKHSRDNKFGWATQTSIVAASS; via the exons ATGAGCTTGGATCACAAAGATGCAGAGTCGCACCTTACGAgcacttctgcttctagttccAATAAATGTTGTAATAATGGCTCGAGTCATTTCTCTGGTACTGGATCTGACGATGCTCAAGAGTCTGATGGGGATGATAGTGGTGGTTATATACACCAATATGTGAATGAAGACTCCAAATACATCATCAAACCGATTCTCAAGTCTTCGGTTGATGATGGTGAAGGTGAAGACAAGAAGAACCTTGCCACCGCTGAGAGT ATGACCGCTGTTACCGTCATCCCAGCCATAAAAGGCAGCCGAGAGAAGTATGGCAAGCCCCTGGAGAAGCTGAGTGTGTCATGGGCTGAAGATGTGTATGATCCTCCACCCTCCCTTGTATCTCACACGAGGAGCAAGAAACAGCAACCGCAGAAATCAAAGAGCAGAGATAGCTTGAAGAAGAATGGAAAGAAGGGGCAAAAGGGGAGCAGcaattcttcatcttcatcatcccgTGGCAGCAAAGACAagaaatcttcttcttctcgcaGCAAACACAGTCGTGATAATAAGTTCGGATGGGCCACACAAACGTCTATTGTAGCCGCATCTTCTTGA
- the LOC103829944 gene encoding zinc finger protein ZAT18 gives MKRDRSDYEESITDLDIVKSLMMLSQSFVVKQIEVQQSTRSRTNDNQFECKTCNRKFDSFQALGGHRASHKKPKLSIDQEQVKHRYNENAAHKCSICGQMFGTGQALGGHMRKHRESMRTEQPVVSSTVYPVLNRCNTSKCLDLNLTPLENDLVYVFGKNLADFKFVN, from the coding sequence ATGAAGAGAGACCGGTCCGACTACGAAGAATCCATCACAGATTTAGACATAGTAAAAAGTCTCATGATGTTATCTCAGAGTTTCGTGGTCAAGCAAATCGAGGTACAGCAATCAACCCGAAGCAGAACCAATGATAACCAATTCGAGTGCAAAACCTGTAATCGAAAATTTGATTCGTTCCAAGCTCTAGGAGGTCACAGAGCCAGCCACAAGAAACCTAAGCTGAGTATTGACCAAGAACAAGTTAAGCATCGTTACAATGAGAATGCTGCGCATAAGTGTTCAATCTGCGGTCAAATGTTTGGGACAGGTCAAGCTTTAGGAGGTCACATGAGAAAGCACAGGGAGAGCATGAGAACCGAACAACCGGTTGTCTCGTCTACGGTTTATCCGGTTTTGAACCGATGTAATACCAGCAAGTGCTTGGATTTGAATCTAACTCCATTGGAGAATGATCTTGTATATGTGTTTGGGAAGAATTTGGCTGATTTTAAGTTTGTAAACTAG
- the LOC103829945 gene encoding histone H2B.8, protein MAPKAAEKKPAEKKPAEKSPAEKRPKAEKKISKEGGSEKKKKKSKKSIETYKIYIFKVLKQVHPDIGISGKAMGIMNSFINDIFEKLAQESSKLARYNKKPTITSREIQTAVRLVLPGELAKHAVSEGTKAVTKFTSN, encoded by the coding sequence ATGGCTCCCAAGGCGGCAGAGAAGAAACCGGCAGAGAAGAAACCAGCCGAGAAATCCCCGGCGGAGAAGCGACCAAAGGCGGAGAAGAAGATCTCGAAGGAAGGCGGaagcgagaagaagaagaagaaatcgaaGAAGAGCATCGAGACATACAAGATCTACATCTTCAAGGTCCTCAAGCAGGTTCATCCCGACATCGGAATCTCCGGAAAAGCGATGGGGATCATGAACAGTTTCATCAACGACATCTTCGAGAAACTCGCCCAGGAATCTTCGAAGCTCGCTAGGTACAACAAGAAGCCGACGATCACGTCTAGGGAGATCCAGACGGCGGTTAGGCTTGTGTTGCCTGGAGAGCTAGCGAAGCACGCCGTTTCTGAAGGGACGAAGGCTGTTACCAAATTCACAAGCAATtag
- the LOC103829941 gene encoding serine/threonine-protein kinase AFC1 isoform X3 — MMLVVLDMHDLRLIHTDLKPENILLVSSEYIKIPDYKFLSRPTRDGSYFKNLPKSSAIKLIDFGSTTLEHQDHNHIVSTRHYRAPEVILGVGWNYPCDLWSIGCILVELCSGEALFQTHENLEHLAMMERVLGPLPPHMVLRADRRSDRYFRRGAKLDWPEGATSRDSLKAVWKLPRLPNLIMQHVDHSAGDLIDLLLGLLRYDPTERLKAREALNHPFFTRSREQSIPFNQNPHPFLYNHKN; from the exons ATGATGTTGGTGGTTCTCG ATATGCACGACTTGCGGCTGATTCACACAGATTTGAAGCCGGAGAACATTCTTCTGGTGTCGTCTGAATATATCAAAATACCTGATTATAAG TTTCTATCACGACCCACGAGAGACGGTTCATACTTTAAGAATCTGCCAAAGTCAAGTGCCATCAAGCTCATTGATTTTGGAAGTACAACGCTTGAACATCAAGACCATAACCATATCGTATCCACAAGGCATTACCGCGCACCAGAAGTTATCCTAG GGGTTGGATGGAACTATCCATGTGACCTGTGGAGTATCGGTTGCATACTTGTTGAACTTTGTTCG GGAGAGGCACTTTTCCAAACGCATGAAAACTTGGAGCATCTGGCCATGATGGAAAGGGTCCTAGGACCATTACCGCCTCATATGGTGCTGAGAGCCGA CCGGCGCTCTGACAGATACTTCAGACGAGGCGCAAAGTTAGACTGGCCTGAAGGTGCGACATCAAGAGACAGCTTAAAAGCAGTGTGGAAACTTCCCCGGTTACCG AATCTGATAATGCAGCACGTGGATCACTCGGCGGGTGATCTGATAGATCTGTTACTAGGGCTGCTGAGATATGATCCAACGGAGAGGCTCAAGGCAAGGGAAGCACTGAACCATCCCTTCTTCACAAGAAGCCGGGAACAAAGTATTCCCTTTAACCAAAACCCTcatccatttttatataaccacaagaactaa
- the LOC103829941 gene encoding serine/threonine-protein kinase AFC1 isoform X1 translates to MQSSVHREKASSIAMILETRRNVEFPHRNVDKRPRKRPRLAWDAPPPLPPPSSVFHPPLYYGPEFASGVVPSFGYPNMFYNGLPRQGSPPWRPDDKDGHFSFVVGDTLTPRYQILSKMGEGTFGQVLECFDDKHKEAVAIKVIRSVPKYREAAMIEIDVLQRLSRHDVGGSRCVQIRNWFDYRNHICIVFEKLGPSLYDFLRKNSYRSFPIDLVRELGRQLLESVAYMHDLRLIHTDLKPENILLVSSEYIKIPDYKFLSRPTRDGSYFKNLPKSSAIKLIDFGSTTLEHQDHNHIVSTRHYRAPEVILGVGWNYPCDLWSIGCILVELCSGEALFQTHENLEHLAMMERVLGPLPPHMVLRADRRSDRYFRRGAKLDWPEGATSRDSLKAVWKLPRLPNLIMQHVDHSAGDLIDLLLGLLRYDPTERLKAREALNHPFFTRSREQSIPFNQNPHPFLYNHKN, encoded by the exons ATGCAAAGCAGTGTGCATCGTGAGAAAGCTAGCTCGATCGCCATGATCTTGGAAACTCGGAGGAACGTTGAGTTCCCACATAGGAACGTCGATAAGCGTCCGAGGAAACGGCCTCGGTTAGCTTgggatgctcctcctcctcttcctccaccATCCTCG GTGTTTCATCCTCCGTTGTACTATGGTCCTGAGTTTGCGAGTGGAGTAGTTCCCAGTTTTGGTTACCCAAACATGTTTTATAACGGCCTTCCTCGTCAGGGCTCTCCTCCCTGGAGACCAGATGATAAAGACGGCCACTTTTCCTTTGTGGTTGGAGACACTTTAACTCCACGAT ATCAAATCCTCAGCAAAATGGGTGAAG GTACATTTGGACAAGTACTGGAATGTTTTGATGATAAACACAAAGAAGCTGTGGCGATTAAAGTTATACGGTCCGTACCCAAGTATCGTGAAGCTGCCATGATTGAAATTGACGTGCTGCAAAGGCTTTCAAGGCATGATGTTGGTGGTTCTCG TTGTGTGCAAATACGGAATTGGTTTGACTATCGTAATCATATTTGTATT GTATTTGAGAAGCTTGGACCGAGCTTATATGACTTTCTCCGCAAAAATAGTTACCGTTCATTTCCTATTGACCTTGTTCGGGAGCTTGGCCGACAACTTTTGGAGTCTGTAGCAT ATATGCACGACTTGCGGCTGATTCACACAGATTTGAAGCCGGAGAACATTCTTCTGGTGTCGTCTGAATATATCAAAATACCTGATTATAAG TTTCTATCACGACCCACGAGAGACGGTTCATACTTTAAGAATCTGCCAAAGTCAAGTGCCATCAAGCTCATTGATTTTGGAAGTACAACGCTTGAACATCAAGACCATAACCATATCGTATCCACAAGGCATTACCGCGCACCAGAAGTTATCCTAG GGGTTGGATGGAACTATCCATGTGACCTGTGGAGTATCGGTTGCATACTTGTTGAACTTTGTTCG GGAGAGGCACTTTTCCAAACGCATGAAAACTTGGAGCATCTGGCCATGATGGAAAGGGTCCTAGGACCATTACCGCCTCATATGGTGCTGAGAGCCGA CCGGCGCTCTGACAGATACTTCAGACGAGGCGCAAAGTTAGACTGGCCTGAAGGTGCGACATCAAGAGACAGCTTAAAAGCAGTGTGGAAACTTCCCCGGTTACCG AATCTGATAATGCAGCACGTGGATCACTCGGCGGGTGATCTGATAGATCTGTTACTAGGGCTGCTGAGATATGATCCAACGGAGAGGCTCAAGGCAAGGGAAGCACTGAACCATCCCTTCTTCACAAGAAGCCGGGAACAAAGTATTCCCTTTAACCAAAACCCTcatccatttttatataaccacaagaactaa